The following proteins come from a genomic window of Paenibacillus sp. CAA11:
- a CDS encoding dipeptidase: MDYQAYFAGRREQQLNELKEWLSIPSISAISAHKPDVNKAAAWLAETLKRAGLEHVEVHETTGHPIVYADYLHAPGKPTVLVYGHYDVQPVDPLNLWETPPFEPTVRDGKLFARGATDDKGQVFLHIKAVEAILAEEKSLPVNIKFCIEGEEEVSSPSLPPFLEANREKLAADVVLISDTSLIEKGKPAISTGLRGLCSLEIALHTANTDLHSGSFGGGVPNALHALVELLASLHDQNGRVTVDGFYDDVQELSAEMREEFKKQDFNEEKLKNDLGLTTLFGEEGFSFVERTGARPTLELNGVYGGFQGEGTKTVIPKEAHAKITCRLVANQNPQDILDKIERHLLAHIPAGATLDITPGERAFAFNIDPSHPMLQKAADAYERVYGTRALFTKDGGSIPIVETLSRVLSAPAVMMGFGLPDENLHAPNEHFNLENFDKGLLTIVEYLKLI, from the coding sequence ATGGACTATCAAGCATATTTTGCCGGACGTAGAGAACAGCAGCTGAACGAGCTTAAAGAATGGCTGTCCATTCCAAGCATTTCGGCTATTTCGGCACACAAGCCGGACGTAAATAAGGCTGCTGCTTGGCTGGCAGAGACGTTGAAGCGTGCCGGTTTGGAACATGTGGAAGTGCATGAGACTACCGGACATCCTATTGTGTATGCCGATTATTTGCACGCCCCTGGAAAACCAACCGTACTTGTGTATGGACACTATGATGTACAACCAGTTGATCCGCTGAACCTTTGGGAGACGCCTCCTTTTGAGCCTACCGTGCGCGATGGCAAGCTGTTTGCCCGGGGTGCGACGGATGACAAAGGTCAAGTCTTCTTACATATTAAAGCGGTTGAAGCGATCCTCGCCGAGGAGAAGAGCCTTCCTGTAAATATCAAATTCTGCATTGAAGGGGAAGAGGAAGTATCCAGCCCAAGCCTGCCTCCGTTCCTTGAAGCGAACCGTGAGAAGCTTGCGGCTGATGTCGTTCTAATCTCCGACACTTCCCTGATTGAGAAAGGCAAACCTGCCATCTCAACAGGCCTTCGCGGGCTGTGCTCCTTGGAGATCGCTCTTCATACTGCCAATACAGATCTGCATTCCGGCTCCTTCGGAGGCGGCGTTCCGAATGCGCTCCATGCTCTCGTAGAGCTGCTGGCCTCACTGCATGATCAGAATGGCCGAGTCACCGTAGATGGCTTCTATGACGATGTACAAGAACTGTCTGCTGAGATGAGAGAAGAGTTCAAGAAGCAGGATTTCAATGAAGAGAAGCTGAAGAACGATCTCGGACTCACCACGCTGTTCGGCGAGGAAGGCTTCTCCTTTGTAGAGCGTACCGGTGCCCGTCCTACGCTTGAGCTTAACGGCGTATACGGCGGATTCCAGGGCGAAGGAACCAAGACGGTGATTCCAAAGGAAGCTCACGCCAAGATCACCTGCCGCCTAGTCGCTAATCAGAATCCACAGGACATTCTGGATAAAATCGAGCGCCATCTGCTTGCCCATATTCCAGCGGGCGCAACGCTTGACATCACCCCGGGCGAACGGGCCTTTGCATTCAATATCGACCCGTCGCATCCAATGCTGCAAAAGGCTGCGGACGCCTACGAGCGTGTCTACGGCACGCGCGCACTGTTCACAAAGGATGGCGGCTCTATTCCGATTGTAGAGACTCTATCCCGCGTACTGTCGGCTCCGGCCGTAATGATGGGCTTTGGCTTGCCGGATGAGAACCTGCACGCCCCTAACGAGCATTTTAACCTGGAGAACTTTGACAAAGGCCTGCTGACCATTGTCGAGTACCTGAAGCTGATCTAA
- a CDS encoding family 10 glycosylhydrolase: MSFALKSKFIAALSLVLISSAIGTAVLAKAAERENRPFETEVIVRTVNQFKNKADVQNFIAMSERYGVDVISMNVKQDEDDEVPSGRVFYQSDIAPIAQGYENFDALQEVIKAAHAAGIKVHAWIPQFHDQEAFLKHREWQMQALVNGVRTPFTGANGSEYFVNPIHHDVQGYERSIIQEVVENYPVDGVVLDWIRFDNYNMDVSDYTVAKYKAQFGYSPLTIDFNTDSVKRRQWNEWRTEQIGQYVSDIREDISQSANPGVQLGVYILPPEFTEVGQNVAKFKDEIDFVAPMAYFDDWDFNSDWVYSTSYGILKDTSDRISGSNVEIAATLDNDWTDDQYQEIYKGIRDNYPDVKRLSFFSYGAWPEDELASIHERATWPTPDWTSPEDQDYPAQLPAGWKARNIGSMLGNATYNASNKQFTLSSSSTDIWGRADRLNFVYKPVEGDAEIVVQVRSTDRMDGWAKAGIMIRESLDNQAKHADMMLTQGNGATFQYRTAAAGSTVDQTADASVPRWLKLSRKGNTFTGLVSSDGKRWQKVGSVQIPMSRQVYIGMALSNPGDDSQNKAVFGNLKITD, from the coding sequence ATGTCATTTGCGCTGAAATCGAAGTTCATTGCTGCATTAAGTTTGGTGTTGATTTCCTCAGCAATAGGAACTGCCGTTTTGGCTAAGGCTGCAGAAAGGGAGAATCGCCCTTTTGAGACAGAAGTTATTGTTAGAACTGTGAACCAGTTCAAGAATAAGGCGGATGTCCAGAATTTTATTGCCATGTCTGAACGCTACGGAGTCGATGTCATCAGCATGAACGTGAAGCAGGATGAAGACGATGAGGTTCCATCCGGCCGGGTATTTTATCAGAGTGATATCGCTCCGATCGCGCAGGGCTACGAGAATTTCGATGCTCTGCAGGAGGTCATTAAGGCGGCCCATGCCGCAGGAATTAAAGTTCACGCCTGGATTCCGCAGTTCCATGACCAGGAAGCCTTTCTGAAGCACAGGGAATGGCAGATGCAGGCGCTGGTGAACGGGGTGCGGACACCGTTTACAGGCGCTAACGGGAGCGAATACTTCGTCAATCCGATTCACCACGATGTTCAAGGCTATGAGCGCTCCATCATTCAGGAAGTAGTCGAGAATTATCCGGTTGACGGCGTGGTGCTGGACTGGATCCGCTTCGACAATTACAACATGGACGTCAGCGATTACACTGTGGCGAAGTACAAGGCACAGTTCGGGTATTCACCGCTCACCATTGATTTCAATACGGATTCGGTGAAGCGAAGACAATGGAATGAATGGAGAACGGAGCAGATCGGACAGTATGTCAGCGATATCCGGGAAGATATTTCACAGTCCGCGAACCCGGGTGTGCAGCTTGGTGTATATATTTTGCCGCCCGAATTTACAGAGGTTGGACAGAATGTAGCCAAATTCAAGGATGAGATCGACTTTGTCGCACCGATGGCATATTTTGATGACTGGGATTTCAACAGTGATTGGGTTTACAGCACTTCATACGGCATCCTGAAGGATACTAGCGACCGGATCAGCGGCAGTAACGTGGAGATTGCAGCAACCCTGGATAATGACTGGACCGATGATCAATATCAGGAGATTTACAAGGGAATCCGCGATAATTATCCAGACGTGAAGCGCCTGTCGTTCTTTTCCTACGGAGCTTGGCCAGAAGATGAGCTAGCCAGTATCCATGAACGTGCAACCTGGCCGACGCCGGACTGGACGTCACCCGAGGATCAAGACTATCCGGCCCAGCTGCCAGCCGGGTGGAAGGCGAGAAATATCGGTTCCATGCTGGGGAACGCCACCTACAATGCATCCAATAAGCAATTTACATTAAGCAGCAGCTCTACGGATATTTGGGGCAGAGCGGATCGGCTGAATTTTGTATATAAACCTGTGGAAGGTGATGCAGAGATCGTGGTTCAGGTACGGTCCACAGACCGTATGGACGGCTGGGCCAAGGCCGGCATCATGATCCGTGAGTCGCTGGATAACCAGGCGAAGCACGCGGACATGATGCTTACCCAAGGGAATGGTGCAACCTTCCAGTATCGCACAGCGGCCGCGGGCAGCACGGTTGACCAGACTGCGGATGCCTCTGTCCCCAGATGGCTGAAGCTGAGCCGAAAGGGAAATACCTTTACCGGCTTGGTCTCATCTGACGGCAAGCGGTGGCAGAAGGTCGGCAGCGTGCAGATTCCGATGAGCCGCCAAGTGTACATCGGCATGGCGCTTAGCAATCCGGGAGACGATTCGCAGAATAAGGCCGTGTTTGGAAATTTGAAGATTACGGATTAA
- a CDS encoding beta-N-acetylhexosaminidase family protein: MTMPLRERQYYFRDYYDQGEELVLEGRQLRCKLSSKFSLIQKYEGPLAADGPIAIVEQLEQGETLEQGNATLELEYEGTLKADGYQLNISKDGKITIAASNKRGLKYGMDALHQLLSVDDGKCRLPVATIHDEPSFSIRGIIEGFYGTPWSFDDRMDAVRYMAAHRMNAFIYAPKDDPYHRELWCEPYPENIFAQIRELKQECDTHLVDFYYCISPGNDLKFRSEADFASLEAKMAAMISIGVRHFALLMDDIDYTLSGENLHYLERSGLAHAYVANRVYTYLSGQLQEVTLAMCPTEYWSYWDTEYKRDIREKMHKGIKIFWTGYSVFAPKIGSKHAQENYSYYGHDLWLWDNIPVNDADYDRLFLDPVRGRYSRLGQTGHHAVVANPMVQWECSKITLNTMAHYMWNSERYMPELSWELSVREFAGELAEDMMFFCSQNLNSQLYNGGYEELKEALQSKDVQRLDLYFDRLESTSSRLLQWGNHKFKEEAGPWLQRALADVKLWRAVRRKVTGTFEPGVNEELREQAEACQAFKVRLGSDPAWKAAEAWGFAVREGKDGYRLTLES; this comes from the coding sequence ATGACGATGCCGCTAAGAGAACGGCAGTATTACTTTCGGGATTATTACGATCAGGGTGAGGAACTGGTGTTGGAAGGACGGCAGCTCAGATGCAAGCTGTCTTCAAAGTTCTCCCTGATTCAGAAATACGAGGGTCCACTTGCTGCGGATGGCCCGATTGCTATTGTTGAACAGCTTGAGCAAGGAGAGACACTCGAGCAAGGCAATGCCACTCTGGAGCTTGAATATGAGGGAACTCTTAAGGCGGATGGTTATCAGCTGAACATAAGCAAGGACGGTAAAATTACAATAGCTGCCTCGAATAAGAGAGGACTAAAGTATGGGATGGATGCGCTGCACCAACTGCTGAGTGTAGATGATGGGAAGTGTCGATTGCCCGTGGCAACGATTCATGATGAGCCCTCCTTTTCGATTCGCGGTATTATTGAGGGATTCTATGGCACGCCGTGGAGCTTTGATGACCGAATGGATGCTGTACGCTATATGGCGGCTCATCGAATGAACGCGTTTATATATGCTCCCAAGGATGACCCCTATCATCGTGAGCTATGGTGTGAACCCTATCCTGAGAATATTTTTGCCCAGATTCGTGAGCTGAAGCAAGAATGCGATACTCATCTGGTGGACTTCTATTATTGCATTAGTCCGGGGAACGATCTAAAGTTTCGCAGTGAAGCGGATTTTGCCAGTTTGGAAGCGAAGATGGCAGCGATGATATCCATCGGTGTGCGGCATTTTGCTCTGTTGATGGACGATATCGACTATACGCTGTCAGGAGAGAACCTTCATTACTTGGAACGTTCCGGACTAGCCCACGCCTATGTGGCAAATCGTGTCTATACCTATCTAAGCGGTCAATTGCAAGAGGTTACACTGGCGATGTGTCCCACAGAATATTGGTCCTATTGGGATACCGAATATAAGCGGGATATCCGCGAGAAGATGCATAAAGGCATCAAGATATTCTGGACCGGCTATTCTGTCTTTGCCCCGAAAATCGGAAGCAAGCATGCGCAGGAAAATTACAGTTATTACGGACATGATCTGTGGTTGTGGGACAACATACCGGTTAATGATGCTGACTACGACCGGTTGTTTCTGGATCCGGTTCGCGGACGTTATTCGCGGCTTGGTCAGACCGGGCATCATGCGGTTGTGGCGAATCCGATGGTTCAATGGGAATGCTCCAAGATTACACTAAATACAATGGCTCACTATATGTGGAACAGTGAACGTTATATGCCTGAGCTTTCCTGGGAACTGTCGGTCCGGGAATTTGCCGGAGAGCTGGCAGAGGATATGATGTTCTTCTGTAGTCAGAATTTAAATAGTCAACTCTACAACGGTGGATATGAGGAATTGAAAGAGGCTTTGCAAAGCAAAGATGTCCAGAGGCTTGATTTGTATTTCGACCGTCTGGAGAGCACATCCTCCAGGTTACTTCAATGGGGTAACCACAAGTTTAAGGAAGAAGCAGGGCCGTGGCTGCAAAGAGCTCTGGCAGATGTAAAGCTGTGGAGAGCCGTACGGCGTAAGGTTACCGGGACGTTTGAACCCGGGGTCAATGAAGAGTTGCGCGAACAGGCCGAAGCCTGCCAGGCATTCAAGGTCCGTCTAGGGAGCGATCCGGCCTGGAAAGCAGCCGAAGCCTGGGGATTTGCGGTCAGGGAGGGAAAGGACGGATACCGGCTGACCTTGGAATCTTAG